The following are encoded in a window of Miltoncostaea marina genomic DNA:
- the aceE gene encoding pyruvate dehydrogenase (acetyl-transferring), homodimeric type — translation MRGPPTRRRAIPDLDPRETQEWLEAVEDVVRADGPERAGRLLSRVVEEARLAGVNVPVSNSTPYVNTIHVEDEAPIPGDQDVERRLRSAIRWNAAALVLQANKESSELGGHIASYQSAATLYEVGFNHFWRGATDERDGDLVYLQGHSSPGFYARAYLEGRFDDEQMRNFREEVAGNGLSSYPHPWLMPDFWQFPTVSMGLGPMMAIYQARFMKYLQGRGIADTDGRKVWAFMGDGEMDEPESMGSISLAGRERLDNLVFVVNCNLQRLDGPVRGNGKIIQELETNFRGAGWNVIKVIWGENWDPLLAADHDGLLKRRMTECVDGEYQTFKSRDGAYVREHFFGAYPELAERVKDMSDEEIWRLNRGGHSPRKVYAAYHAAMEHEGQPTVILAKTIKGYGMGTAGEGQNITHQQKKMNEQALIAFRDRFGVPLTDEQARDAAFYKPPEDSPEMRLLRERREALGGAIPRREQRAPAMEVPPLSAFDALLKGSGERSISTTMAFVRALSTLVRDKRLGDRVVPIVPDESRTFGMEGMFRQLGIFSQVGQLYRPEDADQLMFYREDKKGQILQEGINEAGAFSSWIAAATSYANHGVAMMPFYIFYSMFGFQRVGDLAWAAGDSRARGFLIGGTSGRTTLNGEGLQHEDGHSHLLAATIPNCVAYDPTYGYEVAVIVQDGLRRMLAEREDVFYYLTTLNENYPMPAMPEGAEEGILRGMHLVREGRGDGARVQLMGSGAILRESLAAAELLEEDYGVGADVWSVTSFTELRREGMAAERWSRLHPTEEPRRAWVTERLAGREGPVVASTDYMRAFADGVRPFVPAPFHVLGTDGFGRSDYRVRLRRFFEVDRHHVAVTALGALAAEGAIDAAVAAQAITRYDIDPEVAPPWQR, via the coding sequence GTGAGAGGCCCGCCCACGAGGAGGCGCGCGATCCCCGATCTCGACCCACGCGAGACCCAGGAGTGGCTGGAGGCCGTCGAGGACGTGGTCCGGGCCGACGGCCCCGAGCGCGCCGGGCGACTGCTCAGCCGGGTGGTCGAGGAGGCGCGGCTGGCCGGCGTCAACGTCCCGGTCAGCAACAGCACGCCCTACGTCAACACGATCCACGTCGAGGACGAGGCGCCGATCCCGGGCGACCAGGACGTCGAGCGGCGTCTGCGCTCGGCGATCCGCTGGAACGCCGCGGCGCTCGTGCTGCAGGCCAACAAGGAGTCGTCCGAGCTCGGCGGCCACATCGCCAGCTACCAGTCGGCCGCGACCCTCTACGAGGTCGGCTTCAACCACTTCTGGCGCGGCGCCACCGACGAGCGCGACGGCGACCTGGTCTACCTGCAGGGGCACTCGTCGCCGGGGTTCTACGCGCGCGCCTACCTCGAGGGGCGCTTCGACGACGAGCAGATGCGCAACTTCCGCGAGGAGGTCGCCGGCAACGGCCTCTCGTCGTACCCGCACCCGTGGCTGATGCCCGACTTCTGGCAGTTCCCGACCGTCTCGATGGGGCTCGGGCCGATGATGGCGATCTACCAGGCCCGCTTCATGAAGTACCTGCAGGGCCGGGGGATCGCCGACACCGACGGCCGCAAGGTGTGGGCCTTCATGGGCGACGGCGAGATGGACGAGCCCGAGTCGATGGGCTCGATCTCCCTGGCCGGCCGGGAGCGCCTCGACAACCTGGTGTTCGTGGTCAACTGCAACCTGCAGCGGCTGGACGGGCCGGTGCGCGGCAACGGCAAGATCATCCAGGAGCTCGAGACCAACTTCCGCGGCGCCGGCTGGAACGTGATCAAGGTGATCTGGGGGGAGAACTGGGACCCCCTGCTGGCCGCCGACCACGACGGGCTGCTGAAGCGCCGCATGACCGAGTGCGTCGACGGCGAGTACCAGACGTTCAAGTCGCGCGACGGCGCCTACGTGCGCGAGCACTTCTTCGGCGCCTACCCCGAGCTGGCCGAGCGCGTGAAGGACATGAGCGACGAGGAGATCTGGAGGCTCAACCGCGGCGGCCACAGCCCGCGCAAGGTCTACGCGGCGTACCACGCGGCCATGGAGCACGAGGGCCAGCCCACGGTGATCCTCGCCAAGACGATCAAGGGCTACGGGATGGGCACGGCCGGCGAGGGCCAGAACATCACCCATCAGCAGAAGAAGATGAACGAGCAGGCCCTGATCGCCTTCCGCGACCGCTTCGGGGTGCCGCTCACCGACGAGCAGGCGCGCGACGCGGCCTTCTACAAGCCGCCCGAGGACTCGCCGGAGATGCGGCTGCTGCGCGAGCGCCGCGAGGCGCTCGGCGGCGCGATCCCCCGCCGCGAGCAGCGCGCGCCCGCGATGGAGGTGCCGCCGCTGTCGGCGTTCGACGCGCTGCTGAAGGGCTCGGGGGAGCGCAGCATCTCCACCACGATGGCGTTCGTGCGCGCGCTCAGCACGCTCGTGCGCGACAAGCGGCTGGGCGACCGCGTCGTGCCGATCGTCCCCGACGAGTCGCGCACCTTCGGCATGGAGGGCATGTTCCGCCAGCTCGGCATCTTCAGCCAGGTGGGCCAGCTCTACCGGCCCGAGGACGCCGACCAGCTCATGTTCTACCGGGAGGACAAGAAGGGCCAGATCCTCCAGGAGGGCATCAACGAGGCCGGCGCGTTCTCGTCGTGGATCGCCGCGGCCACCTCCTACGCCAACCACGGCGTGGCCATGATGCCGTTCTACATCTTCTACTCGATGTTCGGCTTCCAGCGGGTCGGCGACCTCGCGTGGGCGGCCGGCGACAGCCGCGCCCGCGGCTTCCTGATCGGCGGCACGTCGGGCCGCACCACGCTGAACGGGGAGGGCCTGCAGCACGAGGACGGCCACAGCCACCTGCTGGCGGCCACCATCCCCAACTGCGTGGCCTACGACCCGACCTACGGCTACGAGGTCGCCGTGATCGTGCAGGACGGCCTGCGCCGCATGCTCGCCGAGCGCGAGGACGTCTTCTACTACCTCACCACGCTCAACGAGAACTACCCGATGCCCGCCATGCCCGAGGGCGCCGAGGAGGGCATCCTGCGCGGCATGCACCTCGTGCGCGAGGGGCGCGGCGACGGCGCGCGGGTGCAGCTGATGGGCTCGGGCGCGATCCTGCGCGAGTCGCTGGCGGCCGCCGAGCTGCTGGAGGAGGACTACGGCGTGGGCGCCGACGTCTGGAGCGTGACCAGCTTCACCGAGCTGCGCCGCGAGGGCATGGCGGCGGAGCGCTGGAGCCGCCTGCACCCCACCGAGGAGCCGCGCCGGGCGTGGGTCACCGAGCGGCTGGCGGGCCGCGAGGGGCCGGTGGTCGCCTCCACCGACTACATGCGCGCCTTCGCCGACGGCGTCCGCCCGTTCGTGCCGGCGCCGTTCCACGTGCTCGGCACGGACGGCTTCGGCCGCAGCGACTACCGCGTGCGGCTGCGGCGCTTCTTCGAGGTCGACCGCCACCACGTGGCCGTCACCGCCCTCGGCGCGCTGGCGGCCGAGGGCGCCATCGACGCCGCGGTCGCCGCCCAGGCGATCACCCGTTACGACATCGACCCGGAGGTGGCGCCGCCGTGGCAGCGATGA
- a CDS encoding MFS transporter, with the protein MTSGSWKALVGMLVLTMGTSTITPLLPLYKQDFGISTGTATLLFVTYTITVCPTMLIAGNLSDRLGRKRLLLPALVLMTLASLVFALAESVPMLFAGRVLQGLAIGGFLGVGAAFVVDHANADRKALAAALAGVFFRLGFGLGPGLAGIAAEYAASPRHTPFWGHIALMVVGIVAVSTAAETLMRRPDPGPFRIRIGVPSGQALGFLTYVAPATFLMSFIEGTVLSVVPIFVVDTLGVQNLAVVGAIGFLVLAVGGVAPFVARGLDPRRAVMTGVALSSLLSLLIVTSSGLDTVVLVVLAAAAIGFTNGFILYGGTVICGTIVPIEERGKLMSLLYMCAYAGTIPTIALGYLGDAIGLTRSLAIFSGVALVLACFVLLVGRRLFREVVPYREPAPVAAEAAVAPRPT; encoded by the coding sequence ATGACCTCGGGATCCTGGAAGGCCCTCGTCGGGATGCTCGTCCTCACCATGGGGACGAGCACGATCACGCCGCTCCTGCCGCTCTACAAGCAGGATTTCGGCATCTCCACGGGCACGGCGACCCTGCTGTTCGTGACGTACACGATCACCGTCTGCCCGACGATGCTGATCGCCGGCAACCTCTCGGACCGGCTCGGGCGCAAGCGCCTGCTGCTGCCCGCCCTGGTGCTGATGACCCTGGCCTCGCTGGTCTTCGCGCTGGCCGAGTCGGTGCCGATGCTGTTCGCCGGCCGCGTGCTGCAGGGCCTCGCCATCGGCGGCTTCCTCGGCGTGGGCGCGGCGTTCGTGGTCGACCACGCCAACGCCGACCGCAAGGCGCTCGCGGCGGCCCTGGCGGGCGTCTTCTTCCGCCTCGGCTTCGGCCTCGGGCCGGGCCTCGCGGGCATCGCGGCCGAGTACGCGGCCAGCCCGCGGCACACCCCCTTCTGGGGCCACATCGCCCTCATGGTGGTCGGCATCGTCGCCGTGTCGACCGCGGCCGAGACCCTCATGCGGCGGCCCGACCCCGGGCCGTTCCGCATCCGCATCGGCGTGCCGAGCGGGCAGGCGCTCGGCTTCCTGACCTACGTCGCCCCGGCGACCTTCCTGATGAGCTTCATCGAGGGCACGGTGCTGTCGGTGGTGCCGATCTTCGTGGTCGACACGCTCGGCGTGCAGAACCTGGCGGTCGTCGGCGCCATCGGCTTCCTGGTGCTGGCGGTGGGCGGGGTGGCGCCCTTCGTGGCGCGCGGCCTCGACCCGCGCCGCGCGGTGATGACCGGCGTGGCGCTCTCGTCGCTGCTGTCGCTGCTGATCGTGACCTCGTCGGGGCTCGACACCGTGGTGCTGGTGGTGCTGGCCGCGGCCGCGATCGGCTTCACGAACGGCTTCATCCTCTACGGCGGCACGGTGATCTGCGGGACGATCGTGCCCATCGAGGAGCGCGGCAAGCTGATGTCGCTGCTCTACATGTGCGCGTACGCCGGCACGATCCCGACCATCGCGCTCGGCTACCTGGGCGACGCGATCGGCCTGACGCGGTCGCTGGCGATCTTCTCCGGCGTGGCCCTCGTCCTCGCCTGCTTCGTGCTGCTGGTGGGCCGCCGCCTGTTCCGCGAGGTGGTGCCCTACCGCGAGCCCGCGCCGGTCGCCGCCGAGGCCGCCGTGGCGCCCCGGCCCACCTGA
- a CDS encoding TetR/AcrR family transcriptional regulator gives MAAARRTEEQPRRTGRPRDPALDAAILDAALHLLAADGYARMRMDAVAARAGVSKATIYLRYAGKADLATAALERLRVTGLPTPTGDLRTDLVAQLRQARRNAERVAVMALIGTCLTEEVHTPELMRLFRERILLPRRAIYATLIDDAVRDGRLPAGADRAAAVDLLAGAYQARHLSGEPFPPDWEERTVDAAMRVLGAGGGGPAAAG, from the coding sequence GTGGCCGCCGCCCGCCGCACCGAGGAGCAGCCGCGCCGCACGGGACGCCCGCGCGACCCGGCGCTCGACGCGGCGATCCTCGACGCCGCGCTGCACCTGCTCGCCGCCGACGGCTACGCGCGCATGCGGATGGACGCCGTGGCGGCGCGGGCCGGCGTCAGCAAGGCAACCATCTACCTGCGCTACGCGGGCAAGGCCGACCTCGCCACCGCCGCGCTCGAGCGCCTGCGGGTGACCGGCCTGCCCACCCCGACCGGGGACCTGCGCACCGACCTCGTCGCCCAGCTGCGCCAGGCGCGCCGCAACGCCGAGCGGGTGGCGGTGATGGCGCTCATCGGCACCTGCCTCACCGAGGAGGTGCACACGCCGGAGCTCATGCGCCTGTTCCGCGAGCGCATCCTGCTGCCGCGGCGGGCGATCTACGCGACGCTGATCGACGACGCGGTCCGCGACGGGCGCCTCCCGGCCGGCGCCGACCGCGCGGCCGCCGTCGACCTGCTGGCCGGCGCCTACCAGGCGCGCCACCTGTCGGGCGAGCCGTTCCCGCCCGACTGGGAGGAGCGCACCGTCGACGCGGCGATGCGCGTCCTCGGCGCCGGCGGGGGCGGGCCGGCCGCCGCCGGCTGA
- a CDS encoding acyl-CoA dehydrogenase family protein has protein sequence MGISAASSPMDAMEEVGAVVREHAPDAEAGRRLAPAALDAMRRAGLFRMLRPRSLGGLEVEPMTFASTVEAVARHDPAAAWALQTNIGGFLGARLPEEGVEEVYGGDPDAVMAAAFHPPLQGRPDGDGFRLSGRRPLASGIHDADWLFVTGLVDDGPPIAAVVPVSEVTVEDTWDSLGMRGTDSNDVVLDDVLVPARRTFRLVPPFTPGPHHGGPLYRLSVMLVQGSALAPIALAIAREAIDELRGIAPTRMALGHARPLSERPSAHARLGRAEGLVRGGRALLHATIEGSWERALAGRAATLEERAGDLLACAHAVAAAVEAVDVCYGMAGSTAIYERSPIERHFRDVQTIRHHGFVSENRFETVGQVMLGVEPEFALVAF, from the coding sequence ATGGGCATCAGCGCGGCGTCGTCCCCGATGGATGCGATGGAGGAGGTGGGCGCGGTCGTCCGCGAGCACGCGCCCGACGCCGAGGCGGGCCGGCGCCTCGCGCCGGCGGCGCTCGACGCGATGCGCCGCGCGGGGCTGTTCCGCATGCTGCGGCCCCGCTCGCTCGGCGGCCTCGAGGTCGAGCCGATGACCTTCGCGAGCACCGTGGAGGCCGTGGCGCGCCACGACCCGGCCGCCGCCTGGGCGCTCCAGACGAACATCGGCGGCTTCCTGGGCGCGCGCCTCCCCGAGGAGGGCGTCGAGGAGGTCTACGGCGGCGACCCGGACGCCGTGATGGCGGCGGCGTTCCACCCGCCGCTGCAGGGCCGTCCCGACGGCGACGGCTTCCGGCTGAGCGGCCGGCGGCCGCTCGCGAGCGGCATCCACGACGCCGACTGGCTGTTCGTGACCGGCCTCGTCGACGACGGGCCGCCGATCGCGGCGGTCGTGCCGGTGTCCGAGGTGACGGTGGAGGACACCTGGGACTCGCTCGGCATGCGCGGCACCGACAGCAACGACGTGGTGCTCGACGACGTGCTCGTGCCCGCCCGGCGCACCTTCCGCCTCGTGCCGCCGTTCACCCCCGGCCCGCACCACGGCGGCCCGCTCTACCGGCTCTCGGTGATGCTCGTGCAGGGCTCCGCCCTGGCGCCGATCGCCCTCGCCATCGCGCGCGAGGCGATCGACGAGCTGCGGGGCATCGCGCCGACGCGGATGGCGCTCGGCCACGCCCGCCCGCTCAGCGAGCGGCCCTCCGCGCACGCGCGCCTCGGCCGCGCCGAGGGGCTCGTGCGCGGAGGGCGGGCGCTGCTCCACGCGACGATCGAGGGGTCGTGGGAGCGGGCCCTCGCGGGTCGCGCGGCGACGCTCGAGGAGCGCGCCGGCGACCTCCTCGCCTGCGCGCACGCGGTCGCCGCGGCCGTCGAGGCGGTGGACGTCTGCTACGGCATGGCGGGCTCGACGGCGATCTACGAGCGCAGCCCGATCGAGCGCCACTTCCGGGACGTCCAGACGATCCGCCACCACGGCTTCGTCAGCGAGAACCGCTTCGAGACCGTCGGCCAGGTGATGCTGGGGGTGGAGCCCGAGTTCGCGCTCGTGGCCTTCTGA
- a CDS encoding SDR family oxidoreductase, translating to MDMGLEGRVALVTGGSRGIGRAIAEGLAAEGARVAVASRSAEAVREAAAALGGRGYRFDSGDLDAVDPLLDAVEADLGPVDLYVANTGGPPPGPDPLGFSAEQWEAAHRSLVVSPMLVLRRLLPGMRARGFGRVLVISSSAAREPIGGLQLSNANRPGMLAAMKHLAREVAADGVTLNAVLPGRIATDRLVGNYGSIEAAEASARGSVPAGRLGTPGEVAAAAVFLLSARASYVTGQSLLVDGGLTRSW from the coding sequence ATGGACATGGGCCTGGAGGGGCGGGTCGCGCTGGTGACCGGCGGCTCGCGCGGCATCGGGCGGGCGATCGCGGAGGGCCTCGCGGCCGAGGGCGCGCGGGTGGCGGTGGCCTCCCGCTCGGCCGAGGCGGTGCGCGAGGCCGCCGCGGCGCTCGGCGGGCGCGGCTACCGCTTCGACAGCGGCGACCTCGACGCCGTCGACCCGCTGCTGGACGCGGTCGAGGCGGACCTCGGCCCGGTGGACCTCTACGTGGCGAACACCGGTGGGCCGCCGCCGGGGCCGGACCCGCTCGGCTTCTCCGCCGAGCAGTGGGAGGCGGCGCACCGGTCGCTGGTGGTGTCGCCCATGCTCGTCCTGCGGCGGCTGCTGCCGGGCATGCGCGCGCGGGGCTTCGGGCGGGTGCTCGTGATCTCGTCGAGCGCCGCCCGCGAGCCGATCGGCGGGCTGCAGCTCTCCAACGCCAACCGGCCGGGGATGCTGGCCGCGATGAAGCACCTCGCGCGGGAGGTCGCCGCGGACGGGGTGACGCTCAACGCGGTCCTGCCGGGGCGCATCGCGACCGACCGGCTGGTGGGCAACTACGGCTCGATCGAGGCCGCCGAGGCGTCGGCGCGCGGCTCCGTCCCCGCCGGCCGCCTCGGCACGCCCGGGGAGGTCGCCGCGGCGGCGGTGTTCCTGCTCTCCGCGCGGGCCTCGTACGTGACCGGGCAGTCGCTGCTGGTGGACGGGGGGCTCACCCGCTCCTGGTAG
- a CDS encoding tyrosine-type recombinase/integrase: MAAPLVRTSTPGIYRRGGRYVVVFRDHTGRQRRRSAATLAEARLLRSSLLADVARGEFRETSRARLDEYARDWVQTYEGRTSRGIRPETVREYERDLELHVLPVIGRRRLSDIEQRDLKSLARHLGDKGLSAATVRIVMAPVRALFATAVEEGLLRTNPAAGLRLGGGARLDPAEKRRALDEHELASLIEQTPERWRLLVRFLAQTGLRVGELIALRWEDVDLETRRVNVRRRLYRGRLDVPKSAYGVRQVPISTRLVQDLMRHRGGAAGEDSVFFGPKGRPLRSEFVLRSIVKPAAARAGVPWAGVHTLRHTCASILFRSGWNAKQVQVVLGHHSPAFTLATYVHLMPDDLPEPRFLHDEPAADRLHAAEPQRTIDGSSLSRRR, from the coding sequence GTGGCCGCCCCGCTGGTACGAACCTCCACCCCCGGCATCTACCGGCGCGGGGGCCGCTATGTGGTCGTCTTCCGCGACCACACGGGCCGCCAGCGGCGTCGCTCGGCTGCCACCCTCGCCGAGGCCCGGCTGCTCCGCAGTTCGCTGCTGGCCGACGTCGCTCGCGGCGAGTTCCGCGAGACGTCGCGGGCCCGCCTCGACGAGTACGCACGGGACTGGGTCCAAACCTACGAGGGCCGCACGAGCCGAGGGATTCGTCCGGAGACCGTTCGCGAGTACGAACGCGATCTGGAGCTCCACGTCCTGCCGGTCATCGGCCGGCGTCGCCTGTCGGACATCGAGCAGCGCGACCTGAAATCCCTCGCCCGCCATCTCGGGGACAAGGGGCTCTCGGCCGCGACGGTCCGTATCGTGATGGCACCGGTGCGCGCGCTCTTCGCCACGGCGGTCGAGGAAGGGCTCCTGCGAACGAACCCAGCGGCCGGTCTGCGACTCGGCGGCGGCGCCCGCCTCGACCCCGCCGAGAAGCGCCGGGCCCTCGATGAGCACGAGCTCGCGTCGCTGATCGAGCAGACGCCGGAGCGTTGGCGACTGCTGGTTCGCTTCCTCGCCCAGACCGGCCTGCGGGTCGGCGAGCTGATCGCGCTGCGTTGGGAGGACGTCGATCTGGAGACGCGTCGGGTCAACGTGCGCCGGCGCCTCTACCGCGGCCGCCTCGACGTACCAAAAAGTGCCTACGGGGTCCGCCAGGTCCCGATCTCCACCCGCCTCGTCCAGGACCTCATGCGCCACCGCGGTGGCGCGGCGGGTGAGGACTCCGTTTTCTTCGGCCCCAAGGGACGGCCGCTGCGCTCGGAGTTCGTGCTGCGGTCGATCGTCAAGCCGGCGGCCGCCCGCGCTGGAGTGCCGTGGGCCGGCGTTCACACCCTCCGCCACACCTGCGCGTCGATCCTCTTCCGGTCCGGATGGAACGCCAAGCAGGTGCAGGTCGTCCTCGGCCATCACTCGCCGGCCTTCACGCTGGCGACGTACGTGCATCTCATGCCCGACGACCTGCCCGAGCCGCGCTTCCTCCACGACGAGCCTGCCGCCGACCGCCTTCACGCCGCCGAGCCCCAGCGCACGATCGACGGATCGTCGCTGTCGCGGCGCAGGTAG
- a CDS encoding helix-turn-helix domain-containing protein → MAFSLHDREGSEGIVRIAIELSDEDVARIADRTAALLRAEHRSGGRESPYLTIDEAAAYLRCRRQRVDDLLSQRRLSRVKDGSRTLISRAELEAYLRRDSDDPSIVRWGSAA, encoded by the coding sequence ATGGCGTTCTCCCTGCACGACCGCGAGGGCAGCGAGGGCATTGTCCGCATCGCGATCGAGCTCAGCGATGAGGATGTGGCACGCATCGCTGATCGGACCGCAGCGCTGTTGCGGGCCGAGCACCGGTCCGGTGGCCGGGAGTCCCCCTATCTCACGATCGACGAGGCGGCGGCCTATCTGCGGTGCCGACGTCAGCGCGTCGATGACCTCCTCTCGCAGCGGCGCCTGTCCCGCGTCAAGGACGGCTCCCGCACGCTGATCTCCCGCGCCGAGCTCGAGGCCTACCTGCGCCGCGACAGCGACGATCCGTCGATCGTGCGCTGGGGCTCGGCGGCGTGA
- a CDS encoding M23 family metallopeptidase — protein MSVAAAPRLLPLARWGLAVLAGVVALIVLLPLLALVVLAGGWTDSARAAASPVDGAALDEWMADEVPGSPLVGMGHVFVAEGVRNGLDPRALVAIARHESVLGTAGSGAGIHNAFGWGPAIAFQSWQDNIATVARGLAYGYVARGRATLVEIQPVWAPVGAANDPSDLNSAWTEAVSRYYADLGGDPELPITLAAQGGALAGGPTVGASGLATPTGGVGSLGGGPGEGTHSYGSPPHNWQSDRAVDIGLPFGSPLYAIDGGVVVRVGGNPTDFAGRFGGARLTVVSADDAYYYAHLSGVVVGDGERVALGQLIGFSGSANGVEHLHLGVMRRDPVSVGGVG, from the coding sequence GTGAGCGTTGCCGCCGCGCCCCGACTGCTTCCCCTCGCCCGCTGGGGACTGGCGGTGCTCGCCGGCGTGGTGGCGCTGATCGTCTTGCTGCCCCTCCTGGCGTTGGTCGTCCTGGCCGGCGGATGGACCGATTCGGCGCGCGCCGCCGCCTCGCCGGTCGACGGCGCCGCGCTCGACGAGTGGATGGCGGACGAGGTTCCGGGGTCGCCCCTCGTCGGCATGGGGCACGTGTTCGTCGCCGAGGGGGTGAGAAACGGCCTCGATCCGCGTGCCCTTGTCGCGATCGCCCGCCACGAGTCGGTGCTCGGGACGGCGGGCTCGGGCGCCGGCATCCACAACGCGTTCGGCTGGGGTCCCGCGATCGCCTTCCAGTCGTGGCAGGACAACATAGCGACGGTCGCGCGCGGGCTGGCCTACGGCTACGTCGCCAGGGGGCGCGCGACGCTGGTGGAGATCCAGCCGGTATGGGCCCCGGTCGGCGCCGCCAACGATCCGAGCGATCTCAACTCGGCCTGGACCGAGGCGGTGAGCCGGTACTACGCGGACCTCGGCGGCGACCCGGAGCTGCCGATCACCCTCGCCGCGCAGGGGGGCGCTCTCGCTGGCGGGCCGACGGTCGGCGCGTCCGGCCTCGCGACGCCGACGGGAGGGGTCGGCTCGCTCGGCGGCGGCCCGGGCGAGGGGACCCACTCCTACGGCTCACCACCGCACAACTGGCAGTCCGACCGCGCCGTCGACATCGGCCTTCCTTTCGGCTCGCCGCTCTACGCGATCGACGGTGGTGTGGTCGTTCGCGTTGGGGGAAATCCGACCGACTTCGCCGGGCGCTTCGGCGGCGCGCGGCTGACCGTGGTCTCGGCCGACGACGCCTACTACTACGCGCATCTGTCCGGAGTCGTCGTCGGCGACGGCGAGCGGGTCGCGCTCGGTCAGTTGATCGGCTTCTCCGGTTCCGCGAACGGCGTCGAGCACCTGCACCTGGGCGTGATGCGGCGCGATCCCGTTTCGGTCGGTGGAGTGGGGTGA
- a CDS encoding IclR family transcriptional regulator, producing MYRVRALEQALQILAALESEPELTLPELGQRIGTQAPNAHKLVLHLVEAGLVEASPLTKRYRLAPARLAELSARALAGLNPWEDLRQAVPALKAATGMPGLIAVLSGGRAIYVEQFRGPARALGRAFPAHATALGKAILAFLPESAQEIVLSELVLDAWTPRTITDLDTLRSELAVVAERGYAVEDGELDRPRRSIGAPVRDHTGAVIAAVGVGGAKASLPDARLDEIAQAVVDEAERASAALGARGLAAMPARTLEVEILGAVEPPPPPAAEDADAPAPRRRAPRAKRGSTRGEL from the coding sequence ATGTACCGGGTCAGGGCGCTCGAGCAGGCGCTGCAGATTCTCGCCGCGCTGGAGTCAGAGCCCGAGCTCACCCTTCCCGAGCTCGGGCAGAGGATCGGCACCCAGGCCCCGAACGCCCATAAGCTCGTCCTTCATCTGGTCGAGGCAGGACTCGTCGAGGCCAGCCCCCTGACCAAGCGCTACCGGCTCGCTCCGGCGCGCCTTGCCGAGCTGTCCGCGCGCGCGCTGGCCGGGCTCAACCCCTGGGAGGATTTGCGCCAGGCGGTGCCGGCCCTGAAGGCCGCCACCGGGATGCCCGGATTGATCGCGGTGCTGTCCGGCGGCCGGGCAATCTACGTCGAGCAGTTCCGCGGACCGGCCCGCGCGCTCGGCCGGGCCTTCCCCGCTCACGCGACCGCGCTCGGCAAGGCGATCCTCGCCTTCCTGCCGGAGTCTGCGCAGGAGATCGTACTCTCCGAGCTCGTGCTCGACGCCTGGACGCCGCGGACGATCACCGATCTGGACACGCTTCGCTCAGAGCTGGCAGTCGTCGCCGAGCGCGGCTACGCCGTCGAGGACGGCGAGCTCGATCGACCCCGCCGCTCGATCGGCGCCCCCGTCCGCGATCACACCGGTGCGGTGATCGCCGCCGTCGGCGTCGGCGGCGCCAAGGCCAGCCTGCCCGACGCACGCCTCGACGAGATCGCGCAGGCGGTGGTCGACGAAGCCGAGCGGGCATCGGCTGCCCTCGGGGCGCGCGGCCTCGCGGCCATGCCGGCCCGGACGCTCGAGGTCGAGATTCTCGGCGCGGTCGAGCCGCCGCCTCCACCGGCCGCCGAGGATGCCGATGCACCGGCGCCGCGACGCCGCGCACCGCGCGCCAAGCGCGGTTCGACGAGAGGCGAACTGTGA
- a CDS encoding helix-turn-helix domain-containing protein, with amino-acid sequence MTPYRQQRAPISAKLWPMSEPPPHEVLNLPEVADWLGLHPNSVHRAARSGRLPARRVGKEWRFLREAVAARWTPGRRLRGKPSPGTEGQPAVPVAPIALSAQEAADFLRIELHTFYHEAMADRLPAWKEGNEWRTDEGALRDYLRQDPDADTRYVKERASRAGS; translated from the coding sequence ATGACGCCGTACCGCCAGCAGCGAGCGCCGATTTCGGCCAAGCTGTGGCCGATGAGCGAGCCGCCGCCGCACGAGGTGCTGAACCTTCCCGAGGTGGCCGACTGGCTGGGCCTCCATCCCAACAGCGTCCATCGGGCGGCGCGCTCGGGTCGGCTTCCCGCCCGACGCGTGGGGAAGGAATGGCGTTTCCTCCGCGAGGCGGTCGCGGCTCGCTGGACGCCCGGCCGGCGCCTTCGCGGAAAACCGTCGCCCGGAACGGAAGGCCAGCCCGCGGTGCCGGTCGCCCCGATCGCCCTCTCGGCGCAGGAGGCGGCCGACTTCCTGCGGATCGAGCTTCACACCTTCTACCACGAGGCCATGGCCGACCGGTTGCCCGCCTGGAAGGAAGGCAACGAGTGGCGCACCGACGAGGGCGCGCTGCGGGACTACCTGCGCCAGGATCCCGACGCCGACACCCGCTATGTCAAGGAGCGGGCCTCCCGGGCCGGCTCCTGA